The genome window GCGGAGGAGATCGCGCGCGCCGAACGCGACGCCGGCCGCCGCAGCGACGCCAGCATCATGATCGACGAGAGCGGCATCCACTTCAATCCGCGCAAGTCGCGTCCCGGCGCCGCGCCGGAAGCGCCGGCCGCCCCGCAAGCGCCGGAGGCGCCCGCATCCCCGGAATCGCCGGTGTCTCCCCCGTCGCCGCCCTCGCCCACCCAGGCCGGCGTGCATCCGAACGGCGATTCGGTCCACATCGAGCTGCCGCCGCAGATCGGCGAAGAGCTCTCCAACGCGATCGAGGCCGCGGTCGAGGACGCGGCCGAGCAGAAGGTGTCGCGCTACCACAAGCAGGCCTCGACCTGGTTCATGAATTTCGTCCTGCTGCTGGTGCTGGCCCTGTTCGGCACCAAGGCCCTGGTCGGCGGCAAGAAGCGCGCCGAGGCCCAGTCCCAGGTCGCCAATGCCGCCGCCGAGCGCGAGGCGATGCAGCGCCAGCTGTCCGAGACCAAGATGCAGATGATGCAGGCCCAGGTCGAGCCCCACTTCCTGTTCAACACCCTGGCCTCGGTCGAGCACCTGATCACGGTCGACCCGCCGCGCGCCTCGGCCATGCAGCGCAGCCTGATCCAGTACCTGCGCGCCGTGCTGCCGCAGATGCGCGACAACGCCGTGGTCACCGGGCTGGGACGCGAAGTCGACATGGTCAAGGCCTACCTCAACCTGCTCAAGATGCGCATGGAGGAACGCCTCACGGTCGACCTCCAGATCCCCGAGGGCCTGCGCAGCGCCGCCTTCCCGCCCATGATGCTGCAGTCGATGGTGGAGAACGCCATCAAGCACGGCCTCGAGTGCAAGCCCGAGGGCGGCACCCTCAAGATTGTCGCCGACGTGGTGGACAGCAAGCTGCGCGTGACGGTGACCGACGACGGGGTCGGCTTCGGCGTGGTGCCCAGCGACGGCACCGGCCTGGGCCTGGCGACCATCCGCGAGCGCCTCAAGCTGCTGCACGGCGACGCCGCCAGCCTGCACATCGGCGCCAACAGCCCGAGCGGCGTGATCGCCACCATCGAGGTGCCCTACCAGCTGTCGAAGTAAGGCCGGGGACGAGCTTGCCTGTCTCCCGGATTCGTTGAATAATTGTCACCCCAAGAGAGCGACGAGAAGACCATGCCTACTGCGATTATTGCCGATGACGAAAGACTGATGCGCGACCAGCTGCGCATGCGCCTGTCCGAGGTGTGGCCGGACCTGCAGATCCTGGGGGAAGCCAAGAACGGCGAGGAGGCGGTGGAGCTGGTGGACCAGCTCAGGCCCGACCTGACCTTCCTCGACATCCGCATGCCCGGCAAGACCGGCATGGAAGCGGCGCGCGAGATCGGCGAGCGCAGCCAGATCGTGTTCGTCACCGCCTACGACCAGTACGCCGTGGAAGCCTTCGAGCGCGGCGCGATCGACTATGTGCTCAAGCCGACCGAGCCGGAGCGCCTGAAGATCACGGTGGAACGCCTCAAGGAACGTCTCGAGAAACCGGGCGCGAGCGTGAACGACAGCGTGACCGCCATGCTGTCCCAGCTGGCCGAGAAGATCGCCGCGCCCAAGCCCAAGCACCTGCAATGGATCCAGGCCAGCATCGGCCAGGACCTGCGCATGATCCCCGTGGAGGACATCCTGTTCTTTCGCTCGGACGAGAAATACACCTGCGTGCAGACGGCCTCCTTCGAGGCCCTGATCCGCAAGCCGGTGCGCGACCTGGCCGAGGAGCTCGATCCTTCGCTGTTCTGGCAGATCCACCGGGCGACCCTGGTGAACGTGAATGCGATCGAAGGGGTGACGCGGGATATCCGCGGCCGGCATTTGGTCCAGATCAAAGGCCGGCCAGAGAAGTTGGAAGTCAGCCGGAGTTTCCTGCACCTGTTCAAGCAGATGTGAGGCTTGCGGCGTCGCGTCAGCGGCGCGCATGCAAACCTGTATTCGGACCTGCGCCGGCAGCCATTCCGGACGATGTCGGGAATGGCGGTTTCACTGCTGCGCACCAATGCTTTTGCGGCTGCGTGCCGACCGGCTGCGTATGACGCGCTCGCCCGGCTAGCCTCCGACGGCGCGTCCGCGCAACTTTCAGCCGGCGGGTCGCGGCCGGCTTTCATCACGCTACCCTAGCCCGTCGTTCCGGCGGAGGCCTGGTCGGCCACGCCGGAACCCAAGTTCGCCGCACACCCGCGCGCGTCCTCTCCCCCCAAGCCTTAGCCCCCCTCAACACCTTCGCCGATCTTCCCCGGTACTGTAGAGGCCCACCCCCACGTCTTTCCGGGCCACGCATGGGCAGAATCCGCAGCACCCCGCTCCCCACCTACCGCCGGCGCGCCCCGCGCCAGGCGGCCCTGGTCGCCGGTTTCCTCGGCGGCTATTGTGCCGGCCATCTGGCCGCCGCCATGCGCCGCGTGCGCGCCCGGCGCAAGGGCACGCCGACCTTCGACGAGACCCGCGTCAACGGCCGCCGCATCCTCCAGAACGCCAGCGACGCCATCCTCTCGATCGACGAGCACAACGTGATCCTGCTGGCCAACCCGGCCGCGGCCGCCATGTTCGCCACCAGCGTGGGCGCCATGCAGGGCAGCCCGCTGGAGCGCTACATCCAGCCGCCGGTCCCGGCCGCCCGCACCCCGCTCGATTACTTCCCCGCCGGCAGCGGACGCGCCGGCCGGCGCGCCACCGACTACGCCGTCACCGGCATCCGCGCCAACGGCCACCTGTTCCCGATCGAAGGCTCGATCTCCAGCGTGCGCCACGACGGCCAGGACATCTACACCGTGATCCTGCGCGACGTCTCCGAGCGCCACCTGGTCCAGCAGACCCTGGCGCGCTCGCACGACCAGTTGCGCCAGCTCTCGGCCGCCCTGCAGACCATCCGCGAGGAAGAACGCACCCACATCGCACGCGAGCTGCACGACGACCTCGGCCAGCTGCTGGCCTCGCTGCGCATGGACCTGACCCTGCTGGGCCGCACCGTCGACCTGCCCGAGCCGGGGGCCCGCCTGGTCCTCGGCATGGAGGCCAACCTCCTCACCGCCATCGCCTCGCTGCGCCGCATCGCCACCAACCTGCGGCCGCGCGCCCTCGACGAAGGCGGCCTCTATTTCGCGCTGCAGGGCCTGCGCGAGGACTTCGTCGAACGCCACGGCATCGCCTGCACCCTGCTGGCCGACGAATCCGAACTGCGCCTGGACGACGCCGCCAGCACGGCGGTGTTCCGCATCGTC of Massilia sp. KIM contains these proteins:
- a CDS encoding sensor histidine kinase — encoded protein: MQSRSTNQHPFSSILTWLYRCFDAVATWVTQLSWWKFFLFAALTLTAGGILQEELFNRPAAEEIARAERDAGRRSDASIMIDESGIHFNPRKSRPGAAPEAPAAPQAPEAPASPESPVSPPSPPSPTQAGVHPNGDSVHIELPPQIGEELSNAIEAAVEDAAEQKVSRYHKQASTWFMNFVLLLVLALFGTKALVGGKKRAEAQSQVANAAAEREAMQRQLSETKMQMMQAQVEPHFLFNTLASVEHLITVDPPRASAMQRSLIQYLRAVLPQMRDNAVVTGLGREVDMVKAYLNLLKMRMEERLTVDLQIPEGLRSAAFPPMMLQSMVENAIKHGLECKPEGGTLKIVADVVDSKLRVTVTDDGVGFGVVPSDGTGLGLATIRERLKLLHGDAASLHIGANSPSGVIATIEVPYQLSK
- a CDS encoding LytTR family DNA-binding domain-containing protein, which translates into the protein MPTAIIADDERLMRDQLRMRLSEVWPDLQILGEAKNGEEAVELVDQLRPDLTFLDIRMPGKTGMEAAREIGERSQIVFVTAYDQYAVEAFERGAIDYVLKPTEPERLKITVERLKERLEKPGASVNDSVTAMLSQLAEKIAAPKPKHLQWIQASIGQDLRMIPVEDILFFRSDEKYTCVQTASFEALIRKPVRDLAEELDPSLFWQIHRATLVNVNAIEGVTRDIRGRHLVQIKGRPEKLEVSRSFLHLFKQM
- a CDS encoding sensor histidine kinase, producing MGRIRSTPLPTYRRRAPRQAALVAGFLGGYCAGHLAAAMRRVRARRKGTPTFDETRVNGRRILQNASDAILSIDEHNVILLANPAAAAMFATSVGAMQGSPLERYIQPPVPAARTPLDYFPAGSGRAGRRATDYAVTGIRANGHLFPIEGSISSVRHDGQDIYTVILRDVSERHLVQQTLARSHDQLRQLSAALQTIREEERTHIARELHDDLGQLLASLRMDLTLLGRTVDLPEPGARLVLGMEANLLTAIASLRRIATNLRPRALDEGGLYFALQGLREDFVERHGIACTLLADESELRLDDAASTAVFRIVQEALTNVARHAQAANVLLNLYRSNDELLVTIRDDGRGIRDEDMDKAQSLGLVGMRERVWNMGGEIAISGDEPPGTRIDIVLPVAGHLV